One Pontibacillus yanchengensis DNA window includes the following coding sequences:
- a CDS encoding MBL fold metallo-hydrolase — MSEPLKAQQVANKVLNQKPLFILDVRNESEFQDWKIEGNSVEIINKPYFDLLEGVDHILDELPKENVLVVCAKEGSSIMVADMLDEAGLKEVYYLEGGMKAWSEYLEPIKVGDLSDGGELYQFVRLGKGCLSYMVISQAEAMIIDANRMIQPYLDFAEDHGLTIKHVADTHLHADHISGGRKIAEEVDAAYWLPPKDAPEATFHFESLEDQKEIQVGNTNIQVEALYTPGHTIGSTSFVIDNQYLLSGDILFVKSIGRPDLAGKAEDWVGDLRNSLYNRYKELSEELLVLPAHFGSMDEMQESGIVGKKLGELYKDNKGLQVDNEQDFRRMVTENLPPQPNSHEEIRQVNMGKLNPDEERQREMEIGPNRCAVSE; from the coding sequence ATGAGTGAACCGTTAAAGGCACAGCAAGTTGCTAATAAAGTATTGAACCAAAAACCTCTTTTCATTTTGGATGTGCGTAATGAAAGTGAGTTTCAAGATTGGAAAATAGAAGGAAATTCAGTGGAAATTATAAATAAACCGTACTTTGATTTGTTGGAAGGTGTAGATCACATTCTTGATGAACTACCAAAAGAAAACGTTCTAGTTGTTTGTGCAAAAGAGGGATCTTCTATCATGGTAGCAGATATGCTAGATGAAGCAGGTCTTAAGGAAGTGTATTACCTTGAAGGTGGTATGAAAGCGTGGAGTGAATATCTAGAGCCAATCAAAGTAGGTGATCTTTCTGACGGAGGGGAGTTATACCAATTTGTACGCCTTGGTAAAGGTTGCCTCTCTTATATGGTAATTAGCCAAGCAGAAGCTATGATTATAGACGCGAATCGAATGATTCAACCTTATTTAGATTTTGCAGAAGACCATGGACTTACTATTAAACATGTGGCTGATACACACTTACATGCAGACCATATTTCAGGGGGCCGAAAAATTGCAGAGGAAGTAGATGCTGCGTATTGGTTACCACCTAAAGATGCACCAGAGGCTACATTCCATTTTGAATCACTAGAAGATCAAAAAGAGATTCAAGTTGGTAACACAAATATCCAAGTAGAAGCTTTATATACTCCAGGCCATACGATAGGGTCCACTTCTTTTGTGATAGATAATCAATACCTTCTTTCTGGAGACATTCTATTTGTTAAATCAATTGGTCGACCTGATTTAGCTGGTAAGGCTGAAGACTGGGTTGGGGATCTTCGCAACTCACTTTATAATCGTTACAAGGAGTTATCTGAGGAATTACTAGTACTTCCGGCTCACTTTGGTTCAATGGACGAGATGCAAGAGTCAGGAATTGTTGGTAAAAAGCTAGGTGAACTATATAAGGATAATAAAGGATTGCAGGTTGATAATGAACAAGACTTTCGTCGTATGGTAACAGAGAACTTACCACCACAACCAAATAGTCATGAAGAAATTCGTCAAGTAAACATGGGGAAATTGAATCCTGATGAGGAAAGACAACGTGAAATGGAAATTGGACCAAACCGTTGTGCAGTAAGTGAATAA
- a CDS encoding rhodanese-like domain-containing protein: protein MRTMTAEEVRKQLEEGKTLNIVDVREDEEVEEGKIPGAKHIPLGSIEDRQNELDHNNEYVMVCRSGGRSGRATEFLEANGYEVINMEGGMLAWEGKTE, encoded by the coding sequence ATGCGTACAATGACTGCTGAAGAAGTTCGTAAACAGTTAGAAGAAGGTAAAACACTTAATATTGTTGATGTTCGTGAGGACGAGGAAGTAGAAGAGGGTAAAATTCCTGGTGCAAAACATATCCCTCTAGGTTCAATTGAAGATAGACAAAATGAACTAGACCATAACAATGAGTATGTAATGGTATGTCGTTCTGGTGGTCGTAGTGGTCGAGCTACTGAATTCCTAGAAGCTAATGGCTATGAAGTCATTAATATGGAAGGCGGCATGTTAGCCTGGGAAGGTAAGACAGAGTAA
- a CDS encoding class I SAM-dependent methyltransferase — translation MSEDKVFNKDKAQKLIDPEREKIVPINKVLELLQLNGDEKVVDLGAGNGYLTLPIARETKDRVTAVDLQFEMLDMLDQRANDEELTNIDRLNTDLSSLNLPDSSFQRAVAAFVLHEVPSLSQTLEEIGRVLTEHSRFLVLDWEAVESEQGPPLNHRISSTEMAEQLAKADFEVEVGHFNKDVYYIVATK, via the coding sequence ATGAGTGAAGATAAGGTTTTTAACAAGGATAAGGCACAGAAATTAATTGATCCTGAGCGCGAGAAAATCGTACCAATTAATAAGGTGTTAGAATTATTGCAACTAAATGGTGACGAAAAAGTAGTTGATTTAGGAGCTGGAAACGGATATTTAACATTGCCAATCGCTAGGGAAACGAAGGATCGTGTAACAGCTGTAGATTTGCAGTTTGAAATGTTAGATATGCTTGATCAACGAGCAAACGACGAAGAGCTCACAAATATTGATCGATTAAACACAGATTTGTCTTCATTAAATTTACCAGATAGTTCTTTTCAAAGAGCTGTGGCGGCATTTGTGCTCCACGAGGTACCAAGCCTTTCACAGACCTTGGAGGAAATTGGGCGTGTTTTAACGGAACATAGTCGTTTTCTTGTATTGGATTGGGAAGCTGTGGAATCAGAACAAGGTCCTCCATTAAATCATAGAATTTCTTCTACGGAAATGGCTGAACAGTTAGCTAAAGCAGATTTTGAAGTTGAAGTAGGTCATTTTAATAAGGATGTTTATTATATTGTGGCTACCAAATAA
- a CDS encoding putative holin-like toxin gives MCSIGIYEVLTLMIAFGSLMVLIVTSNHKK, from the coding sequence GTGTGTAGTATAGGTATCTATGAAGTATTAACATTAATGATTGCATTTGGAAGTCTTATGGTGTTGATTGTCACATCAAACCATAAAAAATAA
- a CDS encoding gamma-glutamylcyclotransferase family protein, protein MTYNVFIYGTLLPGENNHHIASPYLIDRKNGNVTGRLFHVGSFPALVLDHANTVTGEWFTVSEQGLAEMDNLEGYEPNHSNNHYERVWIKDKNNDIEGYVYIYSYAKAIDLKEITSGCWRTFQRTK, encoded by the coding sequence ATGACGTATAATGTGTTTATTTACGGAACTCTGTTACCAGGTGAGAACAATCACCATATCGCTTCTCCCTACCTTATTGATCGAAAAAATGGGAACGTAACAGGGCGTTTATTTCATGTGGGATCATTTCCTGCTCTTGTGTTAGACCATGCTAACACCGTTACTGGAGAATGGTTTACGGTTTCTGAACAAGGATTAGCTGAAATGGATAATCTTGAAGGATACGAGCCAAACCATTCAAACAACCATTATGAACGAGTTTGGATTAAAGACAAGAATAACGATATAGAAGGTTATGTATATATCTATTCTTACGCAAAGGCTATTGACCTAAAAGAGATTACTTCTGGCTGTTGGAGAACATTCCAACGGACCAAATAG
- a CDS encoding ABC transporter permease, with protein sequence MGNGLVKDIWLLSKRSVQTTLRSPFSFIPNLLISMFFLVVYESGLSGISQLPAFDGADYLAFILPVSVVSAAIGGAGGAGQGIVKDIENGFFSRLLLTPASRLSIVLGPIIAGMLQLFVQTLLIIMVAFFMGLNVETGFFGIVIVLLIAIGWGLAFAGYSAGVALKTKNAQAAQAGTLIFFPLIFLSTTFVPYELIEATWLKVAATINPTTYIFQSMRTVLIDGWQWWEIAQGFIAIIIACAITITFAAVSAKKAVSRG encoded by the coding sequence ATGGGTAATGGATTGGTAAAAGACATTTGGTTACTATCAAAACGTAGTGTACAAACGACATTAAGAAGTCCTTTCTCCTTTATTCCTAATTTGCTTATCTCTATGTTCTTTTTAGTGGTGTATGAAAGTGGTTTAAGTGGCATTTCACAATTACCAGCCTTTGATGGGGCGGATTATCTCGCCTTTATTCTTCCTGTTTCAGTTGTTTCCGCTGCAATAGGCGGTGCTGGGGGAGCAGGTCAAGGGATTGTGAAAGATATTGAAAATGGCTTTTTCTCACGATTACTGTTAACCCCTGCTTCGAGGCTTTCCATTGTTCTGGGACCAATTATAGCAGGGATGCTTCAGTTGTTTGTGCAAACACTGCTGATTATTATGGTCGCATTTTTCATGGGACTGAACGTAGAGACTGGTTTTTTTGGTATTGTTATTGTTCTACTAATTGCGATTGGGTGGGGGCTAGCATTTGCAGGGTATTCAGCAGGTGTAGCATTAAAAACTAAGAACGCTCAAGCAGCACAAGCAGGTACATTAATCTTTTTTCCGCTAATTTTCTTAAGTACGACATTTGTACCTTATGAATTAATAGAAGCGACGTGGTTGAAAGTAGCTGCTACGATTAATCCAACCACTTACATCTTTCAAAGCATGAGAACCGTCCTCATTGATGGCTGGCAATGGTGGGAAATTGCTCAAGGTTTCATCGCCATCATCATTGCATGTGCAATTACTATAACGTTCGCAGCTGTTTCAGCTAAGAAAGCTGTCAGTAGAGGTTAA
- a CDS encoding ATP-binding cassette domain-containing protein, which translates to MVKGTIEVEHLTKTFKKGNVQAVKDVSFNVKEGEFFAFLGPNGAGKSTTVQILTTLINASSGKVEVAEQDVIQQPHEVRKYIGVALQDTGIDPSLTGREMLKLQCGIFGFNKEEASKRTKELLEVVQLTESADRICGNYSGGMRRRLDLALTLVNKPKILFLDEPTTGLDPSNRKSIWEYLERLNKEEGTTIFLTTQYLEEADFLADRIAIIDGGMIVAEGTPAELKSQIGNDLITMDFSSEEETHQAMEILNEELMATDLVNKGQQLVMYVQDGTKRLMEVVRVLDHHSIPIQSINVDSPTLDDIFLKITGEGIRDKKGEVQHG; encoded by the coding sequence ATGGTGAAAGGTACAATTGAAGTTGAACACCTTACGAAAACATTCAAAAAGGGAAATGTTCAAGCTGTTAAAGATGTAAGCTTTAATGTTAAGGAAGGCGAGTTCTTTGCATTTCTTGGACCGAACGGAGCAGGTAAATCAACTACTGTTCAAATTCTAACTACACTGATAAACGCTTCATCAGGTAAAGTGGAAGTTGCTGAACAGGATGTCATTCAACAGCCTCATGAAGTCAGAAAGTACATTGGTGTGGCTCTTCAAGACACCGGTATTGATCCAAGCTTGACTGGAAGAGAGATGTTGAAACTGCAATGTGGTATTTTTGGATTTAATAAAGAGGAAGCTTCAAAGCGTACAAAGGAATTATTAGAAGTTGTTCAATTAACGGAATCGGCTGACCGTATCTGTGGGAATTATTCTGGTGGAATGCGTCGCCGTCTTGATTTGGCGCTAACACTTGTAAATAAACCAAAGATTTTATTCTTAGATGAACCCACAACAGGACTGGATCCGTCAAATCGGAAGAGCATATGGGAATACTTAGAACGTTTAAACAAAGAAGAAGGTACAACCATATTTTTAACTACCCAATACTTAGAAGAAGCCGACTTTTTGGCTGATCGAATTGCAATTATTGATGGAGGAATGATTGTGGCAGAAGGAACTCCTGCAGAGTTAAAGTCGCAAATCGGAAATGATTTAATTACAATGGATTTTTCGTCGGAGGAAGAAACACATCAAGCTATGGAAATACTAAATGAAGAACTTATGGCTACAGACCTTGTCAATAAAGGACAACAACTCGTTATGTATGTTCAGGACGGAACAAAACGTTTAATGGAAGTGGTACGTGTACTTGATCATCATAGTATTCCGATTCAGAGCATTAATGTTGATTCTCCAACTCTAGATGATATCTTCCTCAAAATCACTGGAGAAGGTATTCGTGACAAGAAAGGGGAAGTTCAGCATGGGTAA
- a CDS encoding nucleotidyltransferase domain-containing protein gives MKEQAFLDAKKIVEERYPNSQAAILAGSVVRYEATETSDLDIVVFDFSIANSYRESFFSLNWPVEVFVHNQTSYREFFNEDCKKGIPSLPRMIVEGMPLKGAKHIHSIKEEAANRLAEGPEVWNEETIQLKRYFITDTAEDIKGATHRAEGIFTANLLADQLHEFYLRTNQQWIGKGKWVIRSLKLYDEDFAKQFTRAFDQFYRTGETEEIEKLVESTLEPFGGPLFDGFSVGKSNDI, from the coding sequence GTGAAAGAACAAGCATTTTTGGATGCGAAGAAGATTGTAGAAGAACGTTATCCCAATAGCCAGGCAGCCATTTTAGCTGGGAGTGTTGTTCGATATGAGGCTACAGAAACATCCGATTTAGATATCGTTGTGTTTGATTTTTCAATTGCTAATTCCTATCGAGAGTCTTTTTTTTCTTTAAATTGGCCTGTGGAAGTCTTTGTACATAATCAAACTTCTTACAGGGAGTTCTTTAATGAAGATTGTAAAAAAGGGATTCCTAGTCTACCACGAATGATAGTAGAAGGTATGCCATTAAAAGGAGCAAAGCATATCCATAGTATAAAGGAAGAAGCCGCTAATAGACTAGCTGAAGGTCCTGAAGTATGGAATGAGGAAACCATTCAATTAAAACGTTATTTCATCACCGACACGGCAGAAGATATAAAAGGAGCAACACATCGTGCAGAGGGTATTTTCACAGCCAATCTGCTAGCTGATCAATTACACGAATTTTATCTTCGTACAAACCAGCAATGGATTGGTAAAGGAAAATGGGTGATTCGTTCTTTAAAACTATATGATGAAGATTTTGCAAAACAATTTACAAGAGCATTTGATCAATTTTATCGAACTGGTGAAACTGAAGAAATTGAAAAGTTGGTTGAGTCAACGTTAGAACCTTTCGGTGGCCCTTTGTTTGATGGTTTTTCAGTAGGAAAATCAAACGACATTTGA
- a CDS encoding YrhK family protein produces the protein MSQTNQNQSKNEIDLHLGRYEVFFKQRYTILYNVNDVLIGLWFLIGSIFFYWEATKIWGTTLFVLGSAQLLIRPLIRIVHRVHFKRVQKDNSLQ, from the coding sequence ATGAGTCAAACAAATCAAAATCAGAGTAAAAATGAAATAGATTTACATTTAGGACGGTATGAAGTTTTTTTTAAGCAACGTTACACTATTTTATACAATGTAAATGATGTGCTTATTGGGCTTTGGTTTTTAATTGGAAGTATTTTTTTCTATTGGGAAGCTACTAAAATATGGGGAACCACTTTATTTGTACTTGGTAGCGCTCAGTTATTAATTCGTCCATTAATTCGCATTGTTCATAGAGTGCATTTTAAACGTGTCCAAAAAGACAACTCATTGCAATAA
- the nfsA gene encoding oxygen-insensitive NADPH nitroreductase gives MNETLQTLLNHRSIRAFTNEKVTDEQISSIIEAAQMASTSSYMQAYTIMGVTDEEKKAELARITGQDYVQNNAHLFIFCADLYRHQQKATQEQKENMLANLENTEHLLVSSIDAALAAQNAAIAAESMGLGMCFIGSIRNNIQQVDSLLSLPDHVIPLFGMVIGYPEKQPEQKPRLSKAGIYFENEYKKDQTTELEMFDNTIREYYKHRSQNNRIDSWTEQMLRRFQKPMRMDVSEFVQSKGFNKR, from the coding sequence ATGAACGAAACATTACAAACCCTCTTAAACCATCGGTCTATTCGAGCGTTCACTAATGAAAAAGTAACAGATGAACAAATTTCTTCTATTATAGAGGCTGCTCAGATGGCTTCAACTTCAAGTTATATGCAAGCCTATACCATTATGGGCGTAACAGATGAAGAGAAAAAAGCAGAACTAGCTCGTATTACAGGACAAGATTATGTACAAAATAATGCTCACCTATTTATCTTCTGTGCTGATTTATATCGACATCAACAAAAAGCTACGCAAGAGCAAAAAGAAAATATGCTCGCAAATTTAGAAAATACAGAGCACCTCTTGGTTTCCTCTATTGATGCAGCTCTTGCAGCTCAGAATGCTGCGATAGCGGCTGAATCAATGGGGTTAGGTATGTGTTTTATTGGTAGCATTCGTAATAACATCCAACAAGTAGATTCCTTACTTTCATTACCGGATCACGTCATACCTTTATTCGGAATGGTGATAGGTTATCCTGAAAAACAACCAGAACAAAAACCTCGCCTCTCCAAAGCAGGTATATATTTTGAAAATGAATATAAGAAAGATCAAACAACCGAACTTGAAATGTTTGATAACACAATAAGAGAATATTATAAACATCGGAGCCAAAATAACCGAATTGATTCATGGACAGAACAAATGCTTCGTCGATTCCAGAAACCTATGCGTATGGATGTATCTGAATTTGTTCAGTCAAAAGGATTTAACAAAAGATAG
- a CDS encoding NAD-dependent protein deacylase, producing the protein MEAIATTLKKAKRIAVLTGAGVSTASGIPDFRSAGGIWEQDRSREYYMSSDYFHEHPVDFWKKYKDIFQIKLVGNYQPNEVHAFLHELEDNGKEVPIITQNVDGLHEKAGNNRIIEYHGSLTTATCPTCGTQYGFSHVMEHETPRCTTTYGSHLCNDILKPDIVLFGDPITQHDKAEAIIDLADVLLVLGTSLFVMPFNFLPDYAKYQRNLPTILINREPTAKDELFDYVVHDNLTQVIQKIKQSM; encoded by the coding sequence ATTGAAGCGATAGCTACTACCTTAAAGAAAGCAAAACGTATTGCAGTTCTTACCGGAGCAGGTGTAAGTACTGCAAGTGGAATTCCTGATTTCCGATCTGCTGGTGGGATTTGGGAGCAGGACCGTTCAAGAGAGTACTATATGTCTTCTGATTACTTTCATGAACACCCTGTAGATTTTTGGAAAAAATATAAAGACATTTTTCAGATAAAATTAGTAGGCAATTATCAGCCTAACGAGGTTCATGCCTTTTTACACGAATTAGAAGACAATGGAAAAGAGGTCCCGATTATTACTCAAAATGTCGATGGCCTACACGAAAAAGCTGGTAACAACCGTATTATTGAATACCATGGTTCACTCACCACAGCTACATGTCCTACCTGTGGCACGCAATATGGATTCTCACATGTTATGGAGCATGAAACACCGCGTTGTACTACTACTTATGGTAGTCATCTATGTAACGATATCTTAAAGCCTGACATTGTTCTTTTTGGAGATCCTATCACACAGCATGATAAAGCAGAAGCAATTATCGATCTAGCAGATGTTTTACTTGTATTAGGCACGTCTTTATTCGTTATGCCGTTTAATTTCTTACCAGATTACGCCAAATATCAACGTAACCTCCCAACCATTCTAATTAATCGTGAACCAACAGCAAAAGATGAGCTGTTTGATTATGTAGTTCACGATAATTTAACACAAGTTATACAAAAAATTAAACAAAGCATGTAG
- a CDS encoding cation:proton antiporter, with amino-acid sequence MHGFHEVFIQILILLAVSVTVIGIAKIIKEPYSIALVLVGVLLGMTEVPYIEEAEQFITQSTVFHAIIISLFLPVLLGDATLKMPFPHLMELKKTVMSLAFLGTFLSFIIIGFSVHFLLGLPIVVSFTFAALMSATDPISVISIFKDLGVPQKFSTIMEGESLFNDGIAVVLFKISTLYLLTYIDMGIAGVGEGALMFLKFALGGAIIGLVMGYIFSQIIRVFDDYPLEIALSMLLFFGSYFIAEHFKVSGVIAVVIGGLLFGSYGKKIGMSEETKTNINTFWDTITLLANSIIFLMVGIEIREIDFSGKWGLIALAIVIVLVGRTIALYTSTSYIKHLGAKEKILLNWGGLRGSLSIALALSLPDDFDGREEVLLLTFSVVLFSLVVQGLTLKPLIKKLGLANK; translated from the coding sequence ATGCACGGATTTCATGAGGTTTTTATTCAGATTTTAATATTACTTGCAGTGTCAGTAACAGTTATTGGTATAGCAAAAATTATAAAGGAACCATACTCCATTGCTCTTGTGCTTGTTGGAGTGTTACTCGGTATGACTGAGGTTCCCTATATTGAAGAGGCTGAGCAATTTATTACACAGTCGACGGTGTTTCACGCTATTATTATTTCATTATTTTTACCTGTATTACTAGGGGACGCAACATTAAAAATGCCATTCCCTCATCTAATGGAATTAAAGAAAACAGTTATGTCATTAGCATTTCTAGGGACGTTTTTATCCTTCATCATCATTGGGTTTAGTGTTCATTTCTTACTTGGCTTACCTATAGTGGTATCCTTTACTTTTGCAGCTCTAATGAGTGCAACAGACCCAATTAGTGTTATATCAATTTTTAAGGACTTAGGTGTCCCTCAAAAATTCAGTACTATTATGGAAGGGGAATCCTTGTTTAATGATGGTATTGCAGTAGTGTTATTTAAAATTTCTACATTATATTTATTAACGTATATTGATATGGGAATAGCAGGAGTAGGAGAGGGAGCTTTAATGTTCCTTAAATTTGCCCTTGGTGGAGCTATTATTGGTCTGGTTATGGGATATATATTCTCACAAATCATACGAGTTTTTGATGATTATCCATTGGAAATTGCACTTAGTATGTTGTTGTTTTTTGGAAGTTACTTCATTGCAGAACATTTCAAAGTATCTGGAGTAATTGCTGTTGTAATAGGAGGGTTACTGTTTGGAAGTTACGGTAAGAAAATTGGAATGTCTGAAGAAACAAAAACCAATATCAATACATTCTGGGATACGATTACACTCCTCGCTAACTCCATTATCTTTTTAATGGTGGGGATTGAGATACGAGAAATTGATTTTTCAGGAAAATGGGGGCTTATTGCTTTAGCAATTGTAATCGTGCTTGTCGGGAGAACCATTGCACTATATACGTCAACAAGTTACATTAAGCATTTAGGTGCAAAAGAAAAAATATTATTAAACTGGGGTGGATTAAGGGGAAGTCTTTCCATTGCTTTGGCGTTAAGTCTGCCTGACGATTTTGATGGCCGTGAGGAAGTATTACTCTTAACCTTCTCAGTTGTGCTTTTCTCCCTTGTTGTTCAGGGCTTAACATTAAAGCCATTAATCAAAAAGTTAGGGCTTGCGAATAAGTAA